From a single Poecilia reticulata strain Guanapo linkage group LG2, Guppy_female_1.0+MT, whole genome shotgun sequence genomic region:
- the glra2 gene encoding glycine receptor subunit alpha-2 isoform X1, which produces MGKPPGMKQSFFKVLAAIFTYFLEMSNFRAVVAKEYDSRSSSNMSPSDFLDSLMGRXSGXXXXXRPNFKGPPVNVTCNIFINSFGSIAETTMDYRVNIFLRQKWNDPRLAYSKYPDSSLDLDPSMLDSIWKPDLFFANEKGANFHDVTTDNKLLRIFKDGTVLYSIRLTLILSCPMDLKNFPMDVQTCTMQLESFGYTMNDLIFEWLENGAVQVSEGLTLPQFIMKEEKELGYCTKHYNTGKFTCIEVKFHLERQMGYYLIQMYIPSLLIVILSWVSFWINMDAAPARVALGITTVLTMTTQSSGSRASLPKVSYVKAIDIWMAVCLLFVFAALLEYAGVNFVSRQQKEFLRLRRRQRRNHKEDEGRFNLTGYNMSQCMPTKDGSAVKNAVPATNPQPSTPKDIDAMRKKFVDRAKRIDTISRAAFPLAFLIFNVFYWITYKIIRHEDVHKQ; this is translated from the exons ATGGGGAAACCACCGGGAATGAAACAATCCTTCTTTAAGGTTTTAGCAGCTATCTTCACATACTTCCTGGAGATGAGCAACTTCAG AGCTGTGGTCGCCAAGGAGTACGATTCCAGGTCCTCCTCCAACATGTCTCCATCAGACTTTCTGGACTCCTTAATGGGTCGYMYGTCCGGGTAKGAWSYMMKRAYWAGACCCAATTTCAAAG GTCCACCAGTTAATGTTACCTGCAACATATTTATCAACAGCTTTGGTTCAATAGCAGAAACTACTATG GATTACAGAGTGAACATCTTCCTGCGGCAGAAGTGGAATGACCCACGGCTGGCGTATAGTAAATACCCAGACTCCTCGCTCGACCTCGACCCTTCCATGCTGGACTCCATATGGAAGCCAGATCTTTTCTTTGCCAACGAGAAGGGGGCCAACTTCCACGACGTCACCACGGACAACAAGCTGCTGCGCATCTTCAAGGATGGAACTGTGCTTTACAGCATCAG GTTGACTCTCATTCTGTCCTGTCCGATGGATCTGAAAAACTTTCCCATGGACGTTCAAACTTGTACGATGCAGCTGGAAAGTT TTGGCTACACCATGAATGACCTGATTTTTGAGTGGCTGGAGAACGGCGCGGTGCAGGTGTCAGAGGGACTCACCCTGCCTCAGTTCATTatgaaggaggagaaagagCTGGGCTACTGCACTAAGCATTACAACACTG GTAAATTCACCTGCATCGAAGTAAAATTTCACCTGGAACGACAGATGGGCTACTACCTGATCCAGATGTACATTCCTTCACTTCTCATYGTCATCCTCTCATGGGTGTCTTTTTGGATAAATATGGATGCTGCTCCTGCAAGAGTGGCATTGGGCATCACCACTGTGCTTACGATGACCACTCAAAGCTCTGGCTCTCGAGCTTCTCTTCCAAAG GTCTCGTACGTGAAAGCCATTGATATCTGGATGGCTGTGTGTCTGCTCTTTGTATTTGCTGCATTGCTAGAATATGCTGGGGTTAATTTTGTCTCCAGGCAACAGAAAGAGTTCCTCCGCCTGAGGCGAAGACAAAGAAGGAATCACAAG GAAGATGAAGGCCGATTTAATTTAACTGGGTACAACATGAGCCAGTGCATGCCAACAAAGGATGGCTCGGCTGTTAAGAATGCGGTTCCCGCCACGAACCCCCAGCCTTCAACTCCAAAGGACATAGACGCTATGAGGAAAAAGTTTGTGGACAGAGCCAAGCGGATAGACACAATCTCCAGGGCGGCCTTCCCGCTGGCTTTTCTGATCTTCAACGTCTTCTACTGGATCACATATAAAATCATCCGACACGAAGACGTTCACAAACAGTAA
- the glra2 gene encoding glycine receptor subunit alpha-2 isoform X2 has protein sequence MGKPPGMKQSFFKVLAAIFTYFLEMSNFRAVVAKEYDSRSSSNMSPSDFLDSLMGRXSGXXXXXRPNFKGPPVNVTCNIFINSFGSVTETTMVSSSGFYIDVFPVRFVNVLFIPQPAGPPVNVTCNIFINSFGSIAETTMDYRVNIFLRQKWNDPRLAYSKYPDSSLDLDPSMLDSIWKPDLFFANEKGANFHDVTTDNKLLRIFKDGTVLYSIRLTLILSCPMDLKNFPMDVQTCTMQLESFGYTMNDLIFEWLENGAVQVSEGLTLPQFIMKEEKELGYCTKHYNTGKFTCIEVKFHLERQMGYYLIQMYIPSLLIVILSWVSFWINMDAAPARVALGITTVLTMTTQSSGSRASLPKVSYVKAIDIWMAVCLLFVFAALLEYAGVNFVSRQQKEFLRLRRRQRRNHKEDEGRFNLTGYNMSQCMPTKDGSAVKNAVPATNPQPSTPKDIDAMRKKFVDRAKRIDTISRAAFPLAFLIFNVFYWITYKIIRHEDVHKQ, from the exons ATGGGGAAACCACCGGGAATGAAACAATCCTTCTTTAAGGTTTTAGCAGCTATCTTCACATACTTCCTGGAGATGAGCAACTTCAG AGCTGTGGTCGCCAAGGAGTACGATTCCAGGTCCTCCTCCAACATGTCTCCATCAGACTTTCTGGACTCCTTAATGGGTCGYMYGTCCGGGTAKGAWSYMMKRAYWAGACCCAATTTCAAAG GTCCTCCTGTAAACGTTACATGCAATATTTTTATCAACAGCTTCGGCTCTGTCACAGAGACGACGATGGTGAGTTCTTCTGGATTTTATATTGACGTCTTCCCTGTCCGATTTGTGAATGTGTTATTTATTCCTCAACCTGCAGGTCCACCAGTTAATGTTACCTGCAACATATTTATCAACAGCTTTGGTTCAATAGCAGAAACTACTATG GATTACAGAGTGAACATCTTCCTGCGGCAGAAGTGGAATGACCCACGGCTGGCGTATAGTAAATACCCAGACTCCTCGCTCGACCTCGACCCTTCCATGCTGGACTCCATATGGAAGCCAGATCTTTTCTTTGCCAACGAGAAGGGGGCCAACTTCCACGACGTCACCACGGACAACAAGCTGCTGCGCATCTTCAAGGATGGAACTGTGCTTTACAGCATCAG GTTGACTCTCATTCTGTCCTGTCCGATGGATCTGAAAAACTTTCCCATGGACGTTCAAACTTGTACGATGCAGCTGGAAAGTT TTGGCTACACCATGAATGACCTGATTTTTGAGTGGCTGGAGAACGGCGCGGTGCAGGTGTCAGAGGGACTCACCCTGCCTCAGTTCATTatgaaggaggagaaagagCTGGGCTACTGCACTAAGCATTACAACACTG GTAAATTCACCTGCATCGAAGTAAAATTTCACCTGGAACGACAGATGGGCTACTACCTGATCCAGATGTACATTCCTTCACTTCTCATYGTCATCCTCTCATGGGTGTCTTTTTGGATAAATATGGATGCTGCTCCTGCAAGAGTGGCATTGGGCATCACCACTGTGCTTACGATGACCACTCAAAGCTCTGGCTCTCGAGCTTCTCTTCCAAAG GTCTCGTACGTGAAAGCCATTGATATCTGGATGGCTGTGTGTCTGCTCTTTGTATTTGCTGCATTGCTAGAATATGCTGGGGTTAATTTTGTCTCCAGGCAACAGAAAGAGTTCCTCCGCCTGAGGCGAAGACAAAGAAGGAATCACAAG GAAGATGAAGGCCGATTTAATTTAACTGGGTACAACATGAGCCAGTGCATGCCAACAAAGGATGGCTCGGCTGTTAAGAATGCGGTTCCCGCCACGAACCCCCAGCCTTCAACTCCAAAGGACATAGACGCTATGAGGAAAAAGTTTGTGGACAGAGCCAAGCGGATAGACACAATCTCCAGGGCGGCCTTCCCGCTGGCTTTTCTGATCTTCAACGTCTTCTACTGGATCACATATAAAATCATCCGACACGAAGACGTTCACAAACAGTAA